The DNA segment CTCAGCACCTCATCATTAGTCCAAGCTTGGCCTAATGGACCACGATAGCCGTGGCGTAGATCATAGTTAAGTAAATTATTAATGAGTGCTGTGGTTGCTGCAGTTTGACGATCACTGTGTACTGTGGTGTAGACATTTAAACCTTGTCCATAAGCTTTATCTTCACCGTAGCGATTGATAACCTCAATACGCACCATTTCGGCCAAATAAGGTGCGGATAAATCGATTTTAGCACCGTGATATTTTGCTGTAATTGGCGCATTATTGGCGTCTTCAAACTGTGCTTGGCTGATATAGTTTTCGTCTAACATCCGTAATAATACGATATGACGACGGGCTTTCGCGCGTTTAGGTGAGCGAATGGGGTTTAATGCTGACGGTGCTTTTGGTAAACCGGCAATGATTGCCATTTGCGCCAGTGTTAATTGGTCTAACGTCTTGCCGTAGTATACTTGCGCTGCAGCGCCAATACCAAATGAACGATAACCGAGTGGGATCTTATTCAGGTATAACGTCAAAATCTCATCTTTGGAAAGATTTTGTTCGATATGCCAGGCTAAAAATATCTCTTTAATTTTACGAATAAAGGTTTTTTCTCGGGTTAAAAAGAAGTTTCGAGCAACCTGTTGGGTAATTGTACTCGCGCCTTGCTTGCGCTCACCTGTCATGATCATGACAGTGGCGGCACGGACAATACCGATTGGGTCTATGCCTGGATGGGTATAAAAACGATTATCTTCGGTGGCTAAAAATGCGTTGATCATTAATGGTGGCACATCATCAATAGCAATGGGGATACGGCGTTTTTCACCAAATTGAGAGATCAGTTTGCCATCTTGGCTAAAGACTTTCATTGGTGTTTGCAATTGTATCGTTTTTAATGACGTTACATCAGGTAATTCTGGCTTGATATAGAAATATAGTGCAATGATACTCCCTACACCGAGCAGTCCGCTAACTAATAAAAATACGGATAATCGTTTAATCCATTTCACAATAGTGCCCACAATAATTTCTTAATAATCGATCATTATATCTTTGTTTTGTGAAATAGTACGAGTTCTTTATGATAGACCTCAGAGATTTAAGTCTGTATGCTTTGGCGGTAACAAAAAGTTAACAAAATACAATCATTGTTATTACATAGAGTTGAAGATCATTATGCTAAAGCTGTTTAAAAGGAATCAGACAGTGGCAATGATCGGAGTTGATTTTGGATCATCGTCCGTAAAAGCCCTCGCGCTGTCTAAGCGATTAGATCATTATGTGGTAGATATGGTATCAGAGGTTGCAACGCCAAAAGGATGTGTCGTTGATCACCAATTGCAAGATATAGAAGCATTAACGAATGTGTTGCAACAGGTGCGTCAAGATTTTCCTTTCCGTTATAAACAAGCTGCTACTGCCGTATCTGGCACCAATGTTATTACGAAAATTATTTATGTTGATACTGACCTTTCCGGCCCTGAGTTGGAAATGCACATTGAGTTGGAAGCGGAAAGTTTAATTCCTTTCCCGCTTGATGAAATTAGTCTCGATTTTGAAATATTAGGTATCAATGACAATAACCCAAGTAAGCACAATGTGTTATTGAGTGCGACGCGTACGGAAAGTGTCACCTCGTTAGCTGGCTGCCTCGAAGAGAATGACTTTATTCCCCAAATTGTGGATGTGGCTGCGCATGCATTAGCGCGATCTCACGATTTGTATTTACGCTTGGCTGATCTGCAAGATGATAGCAAAGTGATTGCCGCGATTGATATTGGTACCAACATGACCATTTTTTCAATGTTGCATAAGGGCGAATCTATTTATTCTCGGGTGCAAAACTTTGGTGGCGAAAACTATACGCGCATCATTAGCGAGCATTATACCTTGCAACGTGATGAAGCTGAAAAAATGAAACTCGCTCAACAGTTGCCACTGGATTACGATATTGATGTATTGGCGCCTTATATCACCGCATGCATACAGCAGATCCGTCGTAATGTGCAGCTGTTTACTAACTCGGGCACATTGCAAAAAATAGATATGATCACACTGAGTGGTGGTTCTGCATTAATCATGGAACTGGCACCGCAAGTCGAAATTGAGCTGGGTATCCCCACCCGTGTTGCCAATCCTTTTGCTCAGTTTGACTATGCGGAAGAGGTCGAAGATAAAGAACGTTTAATTGCTAACGGACCCCGTTATATGGTCGCGCTTGGTTTAGCAATGAGGGCGTTTTAATGTCAAATATTAATCTTTTACCGTGGCGCGACGCGGATAAAAAATACCGACAACAACGTTTTTTCACGTTAAGTGGAATTAGTCTTGGTGCGACCTTATTAGTCATGATTATGCTGAATATGGTGATTGGCGGTTTTATCGATAATCAAAAACAACGTAATGTCTTGTTGCAGCGAGAGATGCAAGTTATTGATGTTAAATTAGGTAAAATCAAAGAGTTACGTGGACGTAAAGATAAGTTGCAAGAGCGTATTGATTTAATTCAAAGTTTACAGCGTCGTCGCAATACCCCCACACAGTTAATGAATACCCTGCCCCAATTGGTACCAGCGGGTGTAAACCTGGCAAAGTTAACCTTTAAAAATGACATTATCAAAATTAATGGTACCAGTGATTCGAATACCCGCCTGGCGGTACTACTGCGCAATATTGAGGAATCAACTTGGCTTAGATATGGTAACTTAGACTCTATTATTGCCTTGTCGGCCGCAGAGGGCAATCGTTTTGAAATGCGATTCTCGGTAACCCCGATGGCGACGGACGAGGGCAACTAAGATGAATCTACAAGAACTCAACGAACTTGATCTCGAAGATCTGGGAAATTGGCCGAAACCAGCCAAAATTGCCATTAATATTATTTGTTCAATATTAATTGCGGCGTTATTTTATTGGATGTTTATCGCGTCGTCGTTACAAGCACTGGAAAATATTGAAAAGAAAGAAGCAAGTTTAAAATTACAGTTTGAAGCAAAAGCCAGACTTGCAGGGAATTTAGGCTTATATACTGAGCAAATGTCTGAGATGGAAAATTTATTTAATCACATGCTTAAGCAGTTGCCATCAAAAAGTGAGACCGCAGGATTACTCGACGACTTGAGTTATATTGGTCAGCATAACGGCTTGCAGTTGCGTCGATTTAAATGGTTAAAAGAAGTCAAACGGGACTTCTCTTATGAAGTACCGGTCAACTTAGAGGTAATTGGTACCTTTCATCAACTTGGTCAGTTTACTAGTGATATTGCTGCGTTACCAAGGATCGTAACGCTAGAAGATTTCACTATTACCAAACTGCAAGGGGAATTACTGAAAGTGAATATGATTGCCCGTACTTATCGTTATAAGGGGGATAAATGAAGCGAATAACTAGCCTCGTTTTTCTAACGCTGACGATAACTGGTTGTACTGCGGATAATCAGGATCTGGTGGATTACATTAATGACGTTAAAGGGCGTAAAACAGCCCTTGTCGAAAGTGTGCCAGATATGGAAAGTTTTGTGGCATTGCATTATTCGGAAACGGGGGCACGTAACCCATTTTCGAATCCTCGTCCTGAATCGGTAAAAGCAGAAACATCGTTTCCACAGAATTGTCCGCAACCTAATTTTGCCCGGATTAAAGGGCCGTTAGAAACCTATTCGTTAGATAATTTAAATATGCATGGCACCCTCGGCAGTGAAAAGCTCCTGTGGGGGTTAATAAGAGCAAGTACGGGAGAGATATTCCGAGTTTCACCGGGTGATTATATGGGACTTAATCACGGTGAGATACTCGACATAACCAAGCATTATATCGAATTGTCTGAGTTGATATTAACGGGTAAGGGATGCTGGAAAGTTCGCACAACTCAAATTCATCTTAGCAGTCAAGGTAATAGTTAATAGCATCAAAACCACAGTTAAATAGTATCCAAAATCACAGTTAAGCCATTTTCAGGGATGATGAAATGACTAAATCATATGTAAGATGTACCAATATCGTGAAGGTATTGGTTTTATGTACTACACTTTTATGCTCTGCGTTCAGTGTTGCTGAGCCACAATTAAAACAAATTCATTTAAACTCGTTAGCCGAAGGGCTGTTAGAGTTGGAGTTAGAATTCAGTGAAAATGTGGTTGAATATGCAGATAAACTCCAATATTCGCCGCATCAACTCGTCATCTTAGTACCAGATGCGAGTTCTATCTTGCTGCTCAACCCGGTGGTAATCGAACAAGGTAACGTGTTAAATGTAGCGGCCGAACGTGTTGATTTAGGCCTTAAAATCACTATCGCTTTAGATGAGCTAGTACCGTATCAAATTGTGCAAAATAACAACAGTTTAATTGCCACTTTTGGGGTGTTAAACAGAGATGTTATTGTGCCCGAAGTCGCTAACAGTACAACGAATAACGATACATTGGTGCTTGCCGTTGAACCTATTTTTGCAACAGCGGGGAATAGTTCAGTGTTGCCAGCCGCGTCTGTTATGGATAGTAATATTGATAACGTCGGTGTGCCTGCTGCCACTGTTAGCGCATCATTATTGGCCACCAAAGATGGTCGTCAAGTGACCGTGCAGTCACCTAAAATTGAAGATCTTATATCGATTGAGGACGATGAGGAAGAAGATTTTAGTGGTTTTGTAAACCAAGTGCGTGGCATTGATTTTCGTACTGGTAATGACGGCAGTGGTAAATTAATTTTAACCATGAAAAACAGTTCGATGGCCGTGGATATTAAGCGTAAAGGCAACAAGTTAATCGCCGAATTTCATAGTACGGCTATTTTGAAAAAATTGCTCTATATTTTAGATGTAGCTGATTTTGGTACCCTGGTAACCACAATTGAAACTTTCCATGATGAAGGGGTAACGGCTTTTGAATTAGACATCAGTGATGACTTTAATTATCGTTACGATCAAGCGGATAATATTTTTGTTATTGAAATCACCAAAAAAGATCCGGATGAAAAAACCAGTAAATATCAAGGGCAGGTAATTTCACTTAACTTCCAAGATATCCCAGTGCGTACCGTACTACAGTTAATTGCTGATTTTAATGAATTTAACTTAGTTACTACCGATTCTGTGAATGGCAATATCACCCTGCGTTTAGATAGTGTACCATGGGAGCAAGCTCTTGATATTGTAATGAAAGTGAAAGGTCTGAGTAAGCAACTCGAGGGTAATGTGCTGATGGTTGCGCCTGCAGATGAACTTGCGGCATTAGAGCGTCGCGATCTTGTCAGTAAGAAAGAAGCGGAAGATTTAGCGGAATTACATTCGGAATTCATTCAGATTAGTTTTGCTAAAGCAGGTGATATAACAAAGCTTTTGTCACAAAAAGATTCCAGTCTGTTATCATCACGCGGTACAGTGACTTTTGATGAACGGACTAACACGCTATTAATTAAAGATACTGCGACTGTAATTGCCAGTGTAAAACGTATTATTGAGGTGCTTGATGTACCAGTACGTCAGGTGATTATTGAAGCGAGAATGGTTTCTGTCGTGGAAAATATTTCTGATGAATTGGGGATCCGTTGGGGTTTAAGCGGCAGTACTGACATTGGTCGCGGCTTTGGCTTATCATCTGGCTCTATTGAAGGTAATGACTCTTTGGCTGGCGGCAGTGTCCTTACTATTGGAGACCGACTTAATGTCAATCTACCTGTCGCATCGCCAGCGGGTTCTATAGCGTTTCAGATTGCAGGGTTAGCCAATGGTCAAATACTTGATTTAGAACTCTCTGCGTTAGAAGCAGAACAAAAAGCTGAAGTGATCGCAAGTCCAAGAATCACCACTACTGACAAAAAATCAGCGTATATTGAACAAGGTACGGAAATCCCGTATGTTGAATCAAGTTCGAGTGGTGCTACCACTATCGTCTTTAAAAAAGCGGTATTGGGGTTATGGGTGACACCACATATTACTCCAGATAATAAAATAATCTTAGATTTGAAAATAAATCAAGATACTCGGGGTGAGGATGTGAAAACAGTG comes from the Moritella yayanosii genome and includes:
- the pilM gene encoding type IV pilus assembly protein PilM, with protein sequence MIGVDFGSSSVKALALSKRLDHYVVDMVSEVATPKGCVVDHQLQDIEALTNVLQQVRQDFPFRYKQAATAVSGTNVITKIIYVDTDLSGPELEMHIELEAESLIPFPLDEISLDFEILGINDNNPSKHNVLLSATRTESVTSLAGCLEENDFIPQIVDVAAHALARSHDLYLRLADLQDDSKVIAAIDIGTNMTIFSMLHKGESIYSRVQNFGGENYTRIISEHYTLQRDEAEKMKLAQQLPLDYDIDVLAPYITACIQQIRRNVQLFTNSGTLQKIDMITLSGGSALIMELAPQVEIELGIPTRVANPFAQFDYAEEVEDKERLIANGPRYMVALGLAMRAF
- a CDS encoding PilN domain-containing protein, encoding MSNINLLPWRDADKKYRQQRFFTLSGISLGATLLVMIMLNMVIGGFIDNQKQRNVLLQREMQVIDVKLGKIKELRGRKDKLQERIDLIQSLQRRRNTPTQLMNTLPQLVPAGVNLAKLTFKNDIIKINGTSDSNTRLAVLLRNIEESTWLRYGNLDSIIALSAAEGNRFEMRFSVTPMATDEGN
- a CDS encoding type IV pilus inner membrane component PilO encodes the protein MNLQELNELDLEDLGNWPKPAKIAINIICSILIAALFYWMFIASSLQALENIEKKEASLKLQFEAKARLAGNLGLYTEQMSEMENLFNHMLKQLPSKSETAGLLDDLSYIGQHNGLQLRRFKWLKEVKRDFSYEVPVNLEVIGTFHQLGQFTSDIAALPRIVTLEDFTITKLQGELLKVNMIARTYRYKGDK
- a CDS encoding pilus assembly protein PilP; amino-acid sequence: MKRITSLVFLTLTITGCTADNQDLVDYINDVKGRKTALVESVPDMESFVALHYSETGARNPFSNPRPESVKAETSFPQNCPQPNFARIKGPLETYSLDNLNMHGTLGSEKLLWGLIRASTGEIFRVSPGDYMGLNHGEILDITKHYIELSELILTGKGCWKVRTTQIHLSSQGNS
- a CDS encoding type IV pilus secretin PilQ, coding for MTKSYVRCTNIVKVLVLCTTLLCSAFSVAEPQLKQIHLNSLAEGLLELELEFSENVVEYADKLQYSPHQLVILVPDASSILLLNPVVIEQGNVLNVAAERVDLGLKITIALDELVPYQIVQNNNSLIATFGVLNRDVIVPEVANSTTNNDTLVLAVEPIFATAGNSSVLPAASVMDSNIDNVGVPAATVSASLLATKDGRQVTVQSPKIEDLISIEDDEEEDFSGFVNQVRGIDFRTGNDGSGKLILTMKNSSMAVDIKRKGNKLIAEFHSTAILKKLLYILDVADFGTLVTTIETFHDEGVTAFELDISDDFNYRYDQADNIFVIEITKKDPDEKTSKYQGQVISLNFQDIPVRTVLQLIADFNEFNLVTTDSVNGNITLRLDSVPWEQALDIVMKVKGLSKQLEGNVLMVAPADELAALERRDLVSKKEAEDLAELHSEFIQISFAKAGDITKLLSQKDSSLLSSRGTVTFDERTNTLLIKDTATVIASVKRIIEVLDVPVRQVIIEARMVSVVENISDELGIRWGLSGSTDIGRGFGLSSGSIEGNDSLAGGSVLTIGDRLNVNLPVASPAGSIAFQIAGLANGQILDLELSALEAEQKAEVIASPRITTTDKKSAYIEQGTEIPYVESSSSGATTIVFKKAVLGLWVTPHITPDNKIILDLKINQDTRGEDVKTVGGEAVSIDTQVISTQVLVENGETIVLGGIFKHEIKKIVTKVPILGDIPWLGVLFRSTKNINQKRELLIFVTPRVVVDTM